A region of the Paracoccaceae bacterium genome:
AGCAGCATGCAGAGCGCCGAAAGGATGAAGGGCAGGGGGTTCATCCCCCCGGCGGGCTTGCCCTGCGCATCGACCGGGACGCCCGAGGCGGCGATCCACTGTTTCGACAATGCCATGTACCAGACCGCACCCAGTATCCAGGCCGCGGCGGCGGCCAGCAGAACCGAAAGGATTCCCATCGCATCCCCCATGATTGGATCGCGCGCCCATGCTACGCCCCTGCGGGCGGCGATCAAGTCAGGGTTCGACGCCGCCCATGCCGCAGACGATGCGCCATTCCTCGGGCGAGACAGGCTGCACCGACAGGCGGGTGTTGTTGACCAGCACCATCTTTTCCAGACCCGGCTGCACCTTGCATTCGTCCAGCGTGACCGCCCGCGCGAAGGGGCGCACGGCCTTGATCCACACGCAATCCCAGCGCGGGTCTTCGGTGGTGCTGTCGGGGGTGCTTTCGCGGGTGACCTGCACGATGCCGACGACGGCCTTGCCGATGTTGGAATGATAGAAGAACCCGAGATCGCCGATCTTCATCGCCCGCATGTTGTTGCGCGCCTGATAGTTGCGCACGCCATGCCATTCCTCGCCCGCGTCGCCCCTGGCGACCTGATGGTCCCAGCCCCAGACATCGGGTTCGGACTTGAACAGCCAGTAGTTCATCCCACCACCTTCTTCCACGCGCGGATCTCGACCCGGTCGAACAGCCCGGCCCTGGCGTAGGGGTCGGCCTCGGCCCAGGCGCGGGCCTCGTCCATCGTGGCCACGTCCAGCACGATCAGGCTGCCGCACATCTCGCCCGCCGCGTCCAGGAACGGACCGGCCATGGTCACCACGCCGGTGGACCGGATATGTGCCAGATGGGCGGCGCGGTTGTCCTGGCGGGTCTGAAGGGCCCCGGGCCTGTCGGTGCAGATCAAGGCGTAAGGCATGGTCATTCCTCCCTGAGCGGGCGCGACAGAAGCGACTGGATCGCCTCGGCCACGCTGATATCGTTGTCGACAAGTTCCACCAATGCCGCAGTGATCGGCATCTCGACCCCCAGGCGGGCGGCGAGGGCCAGCGTGGCGCGGGCGGTGGCGACGCCCTCCACGGTGACGCCGGGGTCGAACGGTTCGCCCCGGCCCAGCGCCAGCCCGTAGCGGTAGTTGCGCGACTGGCCGGAGGTGCAGGTCAGCACCAGATCGCCAAAGCCCGAAAGGCCCATCAGCGTCTCGCGCCGTGCGCCGCAGGCCAGCGACAGGCGGGTGATCTCGGCAAAGCCGCGCGTCATCAGGGCCGCGCGGGCGCTTTCGCCCATGCCCTCGCCCATGGCCGCACCGCAGGCGATGGCGATGACGTTCTTGAGCGCGCCGCCCATCTCGGCGCCGGTCACGTCGGAATTGGCATAGATCCGCAGCGAGGGCACGGCGATGGCGGCCTGCGCCGCCCGCACCGCCGCGGCATCCCGCCCGGCCAGCGTCAGCGCCGTGGACAGTTGCCGCGCGATGTCGGCGGCGAAGGACGGGCCGGTCAGGATCATCGGCGTGGCGCGCGGGCAGGCGGCGGCGATCAGGGCGGTGGGCCCGGTCAGCGTGGTCAGGTCGATGCCCTTGCAGCAGGCGACCAGAACCCGCCCGTCCAGTTGCGCCGCATGGTCGGCAAGAAACCCGCGCAGCGCCTGCATGGGCAGCGCCAGCAACAGCGTTCCGCAGTCGTCCAGCGCGGAAAGGTCGCCGGTGACGGCGACGGCGGGCGGAACATCGACGCCCTCCAGGCGGGGGGTGCGGCGGCCGGTCTGCAGCGCGGCGGCGTCGCGCCGGGCCCAAAGCCGGACCGGGCGGCCGTAGACCGCCTGCACCACGGCCAGCGCCGTGCCGAACGCGCCCGCCCCCAGCACGCCGATCATGCCTTTGCGCCCTTCTTGCCGCTGCCCAGCATCGGGGCGGCGGTGGCGTCGAGCGGCCAGCGGGGCCGGGCCGACAGGGTCATGCCATCCCGTCCGCCCGCGCGGTACCGCTCGATCCCGGCCCAGGCGATCATCGCGGCATTGTCGGTGCAGAGCGCCAGCGGGGGGGCATGGAACGCGACGCCCGAGGCGGTGCAGACCGCCTGCAGCGCGGCCCGGATCGCGCCGTTCGCGGCGACGCCCCCGGCCACGGCGAAGGCCCCGACATCGGCGCGCCGCAGGGCGCGGCGCGTCTTTTCGGCCAGGACATCGGCCACCGCCGCCTGGAAGGCGGCGCAGATGTCGGCGCGGGCCTGCCGCCGCAGCCCGCCGTCGGCCTGCACCATCGTGTCGCGCAGGCGCAGTACGGCCGTCTTGAGCCCGGAAAAGCTGAGATCGCAGTCCGGCCGGTCGAGCAGCGGGCGGGGCAGGCGGAACCGGCCGGGATCGCCGGTGCGGGCCTCGGCCTCGACTGCGGGGCCGCCGGGCTGCGGCAGGCCAAGCACCTTGGCGACCTTGTCGAAGGCCTCGCCCGGGGCGTCGTCGATCGAGCCGCCGAGGCGGGCGAAGGCGGTCGGCCCGGCGACGCGCAGGAACTGGCAGTGCCCGCCCGAGACCAGCAGCATCAGATAGGGATAGGCCAGCCCATCGGTCAGGCGGGGGGTCAGCGCGTGCCCGGCGAGGTGGTTGACCCCCACCAGCGGAAGGCCGGTCGCGGCGGCGATGCCCTTGGCCAGCATCACCCCCGACAGCACCCCGCCGATCAGCCCCGGCCCCGCCGTCACCGCCACGGCATCAAGGTCGGCAAGGCCGATCCCCGCCTGCGCCAGCGCGGCCTCTACGCAGTGGTCCAGCCGTTCGGCATGGGCGCGGGCGGCGATCTCGGGCACGACACCGCCGAAGGCGGCATGCAGGCCGGTCTGCCCCTCGACCACCGACGACAGGATCGCCGGGCCGGACGGCCCGTCGCGCACGACGGCGGCGGCGCTGTCGTCGCAGCTTGATTCGATGCCAAGGACGGTGAGAGGGGTCATGCGCGTTGCCAGGTGATCACGCCCGGGGTAACACCCCGCCCATGCCCGCTCAACCCCGCCCGCCCGAAGGTCATGCGCCGCGCATCCTGCTGACCCGGCCCGCCGCGCAGGGCATGCGCTTTGCCCGTGACCTGCTGGCGCGGCTGCCGGGTGCCGAGATCCTGCACAGCCCGCTGTTGGCGCCCGCGTTCCTGTCGCCACCGCAGCCCGCCGCCATGCCGGATGCGGTGATCTTCACGTCGGAAACCGGGGTCGAGGCGGCGCGGCGGCTGGGCTGGCCGCTGCCCGACCGGGCCTGGTGCGTGGGCGACCGGACGGCGGCGGTGGCCACCGCCGCCGGGTTCCGGGCGCGGTCGGCGGGGGGCGATGCCGCCGCGCTGGTCGGGCTGCTGCTGGCAGGCCCCCGCAGCGGGCGACTGCTGCACCTGCGCGGCGCCGACAGCCGGGGCGAGGTGGCGGCGACCCTGGCGGCAGCGGGCATTCCCACAGATGAGGCGATCATCTATGAACAGCGGGCGCAACCGTTGCTGCCCGCCGCGCGGGCCTGGCTGGACCAGACGCGCAAGGTGATCGTGCCGTTGTTCTCGCCGCGGACGGCGCAGCTTTTCGCCGCCGAGGCATCACGCGCGCGGGCGCCGCTTCACATCGCCGCGCTCAGCGACGCTGTGGCGGCGGCGGCGCCGCCTGCGGCGCGCGTTTCGGTGGCGGCGCGGCCCGATGCGGCAGCAATGTCAGATTTGATTGACAGTCTGACTGTCAATTGATCCTGTCATTCTTGCCTGCGGCAACCGGCCCGCCTTGAGGGGTGCGGCACCTGCCGCTAGGGTTTGCGCGGTGGACGCGGCCGAGTCAGGCATCGCGCGACCCCGTGTCCGGCAGGGAGGCAGACCATGGCAAGCCGAAAAACACCGCGCACGGAGGCCGACGCCGCCCCGGATGCACCGCTGCCCGAACCGGCACATGACCCGCAGACCCCCGAAGAATCGCCCGCACCCTCTGATGGGCCGGCCGCGCCGCCCGATCCGCCGTCACCCGATCTGCCGCCGCGCGATCCGGAACCCGAGCCGACGCTCCTGGTATTGACGGCCGACCCGCCGCCCGCAGAGCCCGAACCCGCGACGGCGAAGGCCGACCCCGCGCCAGCGCCGCCCCGGGCCGAGCCGGTTGCGCCGCGTCGGGCATCGCCGGTGCTGCCGTTCCTTGGTGGCGTGCTGGCCGCGGGCCTGGGCTTTGCCGTGGCGCAGGTTGTGCCGCAGGGCTGGCCGCTGGCCGGAACCCAGGCGCTGGAGGCGCGTGTGGCGGCGCAGCAGTCGGAACTTGAGCGTCTGGCGGCGGCCGAGGCGGAAACCCGCGCGGCGCTTGCCGCGCTGCCCCCACCGGCGGCCGGGCCCGACCTGGCGCCGCTGACGGCCCGGCTGGACGCGATCGAATCGCGCCTGGGCACCCTGACGGTTCCGCCCGATCCGACCGCCCGGCTGGAGATGATCGAGGGGCGGATCGCCGTGCTGGAAACCCTGCCGCCGCCGACGGGTGAACCGGGCGACCCTGCTGCCATGGCCGCCCTGCAGCGCGACCTTGCCACCCTGCGGGCGGAACTGGCGTCGGTGGCCGAGCGACAGGCGCAGGCCAGCGCCGATACCGCCGCTGCGGCCGAGGCTGTACAGGCGGCCCTGCGCGAGGCCGAGGCCGAGGCGGCGCAGCTCAAGGCCGCTGCCGAGGAAACCGCCCGCGCCGCGCTGAGCCGCGCGGCGCTGGGCCGGGTGCTGGCGGCCATCGAATCGGGGGCGGCCTTTGCCCAGCCGCTGGATGACCTGGCCGGGAACGGCGTCGAGGTGCCCGACGCCCTGCGCGCCGCCGCGACCGGCGTGCCGACCCTGGCGACGTTGCAGGAGGATTTCGCCGACCCCGCCCGTGCCGCGCTGGAATCCGCGCTGCGCGCCGATCCGGGCGAGGGCGCGGTGGACCGGCTTGCCACCTTCCTGCGCAGCGCGACCGGCGCGCGGTCGCTGACGCCGCGCGACGGAACCGACCCGGACGCCATCCTGTCGCGGGCCGAAGGGCACCTGCGTGAGGGCCGCCTGTCCGAGACGCTGGCGGAACTCGCCACCCTGCCCGAGGTGGCGCAGCCCGCCCTGGCCGGTTGGGTGGCGCGGGCGCAGACGCGGCTGAATGTTCAGACCGCTGCCGCCGAACTGGCCGCGCGGGTGGGGGAATAGCCGATGCTCTGGTCGCTTCTGAAGGTTCTGCTGTTCGTCGTCGCGGTCGCCGGGCTGACGCTGGGGGCGGGGCACCTGCTGGATACCGGTGGCGCGATCCGCATCGCGGCGGCGGGCTGGGAATTCACGCTGGGGCCGTTGCAGGCGGTGGTTCTGGCGGTGCTGCTGCTGGTCGTGCTGTGGCTGGTGCTGCGGCTGACCGGGCTGATGGTGGCGACGCTGCGGTTCCTGACCGGGGACGAGACGGCGCTGTCGCGCTATTTCGACCGGAATCGCGAGCGCAAGGGCTATCAGGCGCTGTCCGAGGGCATGCTGGCGCTGGCCGCGGGCGAGCCGCGGCTGGCCCTGTCGCGCGCCTCGCGGGCCGAGCGCTATCTGGCGCGGCCCGAACTGACCACCCTGCTGACGGCGCAGGCCGCCGACCTGGCGGGCGATACCGCCCGCGCGACCGAGGCCTACAAGGCACTGCTGGCCGATGACCGGACGCGGTTCGTGGGCATCCGCGGCCTGCTGAAGCAGACGCTGGCCGAGGGCGATCTGCCGACGGCGCTGAAGCTGGCCGAAAAGGCCTTTGCGCTGAAGCCGCGCAATGCC
Encoded here:
- a CDS encoding EVE domain-containing protein, with the protein product MNYWLFKSEPDVWGWDHQVARGDAGEEWHGVRNYQARNNMRAMKIGDLGFFYHSNIGKAVVGIVQVTRESTPDSTTEDPRWDCVWIKAVRPFARAVTLDECKVQPGLEKMVLVNNTRLSVQPVSPEEWRIVCGMGGVEP
- a CDS encoding YciI family protein, coding for MPYALICTDRPGALQTRQDNRAAHLAHIRSTGVVTMAGPFLDAAGEMCGSLIVLDVATMDEARAWAEADPYARAGLFDRVEIRAWKKVVG
- a CDS encoding NAD(P)-dependent glycerol-3-phosphate dehydrogenase, with the protein product MIGVLGAGAFGTALAVVQAVYGRPVRLWARRDAAALQTGRRTPRLEGVDVPPAVAVTGDLSALDDCGTLLLALPMQALRGFLADHAAQLDGRVLVACCKGIDLTTLTGPTALIAAACPRATPMILTGPSFAADIARQLSTALTLAGRDAAAVRAAQAAIAVPSLRIYANSDVTGAEMGGALKNVIAIACGAAMGEGMGESARAALMTRGFAEITRLSLACGARRETLMGLSGFGDLVLTCTSGQSRNYRYGLALGRGEPFDPGVTVEGVATARATLALAARLGVEMPITAALVELVDNDISVAEAIQSLLSRPLREE
- the tsaD gene encoding tRNA (adenosine(37)-N6)-threonylcarbamoyltransferase complex transferase subunit TsaD, which produces MTPLTVLGIESSCDDSAAAVVRDGPSGPAILSSVVEGQTGLHAAFGGVVPEIAARAHAERLDHCVEAALAQAGIGLADLDAVAVTAGPGLIGGVLSGVMLAKGIAAATGLPLVGVNHLAGHALTPRLTDGLAYPYLMLLVSGGHCQFLRVAGPTAFARLGGSIDDAPGEAFDKVAKVLGLPQPGGPAVEAEARTGDPGRFRLPRPLLDRPDCDLSFSGLKTAVLRLRDTMVQADGGLRRQARADICAAFQAAVADVLAEKTRRALRRADVGAFAVAGGVAANGAIRAALQAVCTASGVAFHAPPLALCTDNAAMIAWAGIERYRAGGRDGMTLSARPRWPLDATAAPMLGSGKKGAKA
- a CDS encoding uroporphyrinogen-III synthase; translation: MPAQPRPPEGHAPRILLTRPAAQGMRFARDLLARLPGAEILHSPLLAPAFLSPPQPAAMPDAVIFTSETGVEAARRLGWPLPDRAWCVGDRTAAVATAAGFRARSAGGDAAALVGLLLAGPRSGRLLHLRGADSRGEVAATLAAAGIPTDEAIIYEQRAQPLLPAARAWLDQTRKVIVPLFSPRTAQLFAAEASRARAPLHIAALSDAVAAAAPPAARVSVAARPDAAAMSDLIDSLTVN